CTCGGCCAGTGCTTTGTCGTCTCCGCGTAGCCGGGGCAGCGCCGACGCCAGCAACTCGCGTCCTCGTGCGGGTTGTTCGAGGTAGCGCGTGTACAGCAGCGCCAGCACGAGCATGACCTGGCCCCGGTCGTGGTACGACGGATAGGTGGAGAGGAACAGTTCGTAGGCCCGGGCCGCGGCATCGTGCCGCTGGTCCGACATCAACTGATTGGCGATGTCGAGTTGTGCATCGCTGCCGAGCGACTGCTTGGGATCGATCGTCAGCAGGTCGGTGTAGAGCGTGGCGGCTTCGGACAATGCTCCGCGCCCCATCGCCTCGCTGATCTGTTGGCGGACGGCGGCGACCCGCTGCTGCTGCTCGGTCATCGGCGTCTCGCTGCTGATCTTTCCTGAGACCCCGCCTCGGCCTTCCCACGGCTCGAACCCCTGCTTGGCCAGTTTTTTCATGTCCGAGCGCCTGCGGCGGCGTTCGATCAGGGCGAGCATGTCGTAGGGCTCACGCTTGAGCAGGCCCGCGAGCAGGAGGCCCATGCCCACGGCAAAGCCGTAGGCGTAGCCTGCGAGGTGCGCCATATAGGCCACGTTCCCGATCCCGTAGAGCTGGAAGATCAGGTCCTGCACGACCCGGAAGAGGATCAGGGCCATCCCCGTGACCTCGAACGTCCCGATGATGACGAGCACGTAGAGGATGGTGATGACGCTCTGGGGGAACAGCGCCAGGTAAGCCCCTGTTACTGCGGCGACCGAGCCGCTGGCGCCGATCACCGGCGTCGTCTCCAGGACAGCGTGGCCCACGCCGGCGATGATCCCGCCAGCCAGGTAGAAGAACAGGTACGCGACTTTCCCCAGTCGATCCTCGACGGCGTTGCCGAAGACAAACAGAAACACCATGTTGCCGGTCAGGTGCAGCCAGTCTGCGTGCAGGAACTGATAGGTGATGAACTGCCAGAGCGTCGCTGCTTCGGGCCAGAGAAAGTACTGAGCGACCTGTCGCCAGGGCTCGGTGCTCGATGCCTGGCGGATGCCGGGCGTGATGAGGTACACGAGCACGCACAGGCCGATGATGCCGTAGTTGACCACGGGCGTGGCACGCTGGGGTCGATCAGTCTTTAGCGGTAAAAACATGCATGCCCCGCTCGGTACCCCGCGGAGTCCAACACGCTCGCGGCCCCGGAGGATAGCCGATCTGACTCAGATTTCAGGGCGATACGCCTTCCATCAGCGTCACCACACAGAGCGTGCCGATGGGCTCGCCGATCTCGATACACACCGGGCCGTTGAGGAGTTCAGGAAACTCCGCCCGCCAGGCGTGATGGTTCGGCGTCGTGATGAGGGCCAGTGTTACCCGGTTGCTCTCGGCGATCACCTCGTCGGCCAGCGAGAGAACCCGTCGTCCGTCCATCTCAATGACCCGGGTCTCGATCATGTGCATCGGGAGCTCGCCGACGCGTAGGCTCTGATCGACAACGCGTTCTGCCAGCACGGTGATCACCGGCAACTCGCGGGTCTCGGCCATCATCAGCATCAGCCCGGTCACGACGGCCACGAGGCCGACCCCCAGGCCGAAGTAGCTGAGCAACCTTTTTCGCCGCTGACGCTCGCCAGCGCCCGAAGCGGCCGATGTGACCACGACCTGCTCCGCATGATCGGAGGGGACTGCCGCCAGCTCAGGTGATGTTGCGGGCTCGGGCCGTTCTCCAGCGGGGTTAGGTCGGCCCAGTACGTGCTCGGGTTGAATTCGAGAGGTCTTCTCACAAGCTTCACAGCGACGCGCCGCACCCATCCGCACAAAAGGCAGGGACAACTCA
This Phycisphaeraceae bacterium DNA region includes the following protein-coding sequences:
- a CDS encoding rhomboid family intramembrane serine protease, with translation MFLPLKTDRPQRATPVVNYGIIGLCVLVYLITPGIRQASSTEPWRQVAQYFLWPEAATLWQFITYQFLHADWLHLTGNMVFLFVFGNAVEDRLGKVAYLFFYLAGGIIAGVGHAVLETTPVIGASGSVAAVTGAYLALFPQSVITILYVLVIIGTFEVTGMALILFRVVQDLIFQLYGIGNVAYMAHLAGYAYGFAVGMGLLLAGLLKREPYDMLALIERRRRRSDMKKLAKQGFEPWEGRGGVSGKISSETPMTEQQQRVAAVRQQISEAMGRGALSEAATLYTDLLTIDPKQSLGSDAQLDIANQLMSDQRHDAAARAYELFLSTYPSYHDRGQVMLVLALLYTRYLEQPARGRELLASALPRLRGDDKALAERVLGENQEG